TCAACCCGATGATCGCGGGCGCCGCCATGGCATTCTCCTCCGTGTTCGTCGTGTCAAACTCGCTGCGGCTCCGCGGCTTCACGTCCACCGCGCGCCAGCGCGAAGAATCCGTCGAAGCACCGCGGGTGCAGGAGGAGGTATCGGCATGACCGAGCAGATGACGGAGACCGCCGAAGGCCAGTGCTGCGGGTCGGAGCATCACCACGGCTACCACGACAGCAAGGCGAAGTACCTGGCGCGACTGCGCCGCATCGAGGGCCAGGCCCGCGGCATCCACCGCATGGTCGACGAGGAGGAGTACTGCATCGACATCCTCACCCAGATCGCCGCTCTGACGAGCGCGCTCGAGAACGTCGGACTCTCTCTCCTCAAGGACCACCTCAGCCACTGCGTCATGGACGCCGCGAAGACCGGCGGCCAGGTCGCCGACGACAAGATCGATGAGGCCATGGCTGCGATCACGCGTCTGGTCAAGTCCTGATCGACGGTCCTGACCGTCAGCCGGTCCCTCCGTGTGGGGCGAGGATTCAACCCTCGCCCCACACGCATGTCTGCCTACCTCTGGCAGCCGGGGCACCAGAACAGGCGCCGGCCTGCCATGTCCGCCTCGGCGACGGCCGTGCCGCACCGCCAGCAGGGCCGGCCGGAGCGCTGGTACACGGCGAATCTGCGGTCCACCTCGTCCAGGGGATCCTCCGGGGCGAACTCGGGTGGGTTGGTGAGGATGATGCCATCGCGCTTCCCCTCCCGCATCGCCCCCACGAGATCGTCCCAGAGGGCGCCGAGACGGGCCTCGGAGACGCGGCTGCCGGGACGGAACGGATTGATGCCCACCCGCCACAGGCAGTCCGCCCGGTAGATGTTGCCCGGGCCGGCCGCGATCGCCTGGTCCATGACGAGTTGGCCGACGGGCGTGCGCCGCCTCCGAACGAGTGCGACGAACTGCTCCCGATCCCCCGGGTCGTTCCTGATCGGGTCGGGGCCGAGCCGGCGCAGCACCTCTCGGACGCCGCCGCCATCGAGGATCCGGCACTGGTTGGGTCCTGTCAGGTCCGCGACGCCATGGTCCTGCTCGAGGCGGACCCGCACGGTATCGCGCGGCAGGGGAGGGTTCCACACGCCCGCCGTTCCGTCGGCGCCGATCTCCCGCTCGCCGATCCGGCGGCGCGGGGCGCCGATCGTCTCATCGGCGATGAAGTGCTCGTCGCCGTCGAAGGACCACGAGCCGTAGAGGCCGAGGTGGACGTGGAGCCAGTCGGGGCCGTCCTCGCCGAGCTCGACGGAGCCCGGCTCATCGTAAAACGGCATGAAGAAGTGCTTGCCCCGCGCATGGGCCGGCAGGGCGACCCTGCCGTCGAGGAGTGCCGCGCCCTGGGCGAACCGTCCCTGCGGGGAGGTCACGGTCGGGCGGAGGCCGGAGAAGAGCTCGGTCAGGGCTCCCGCAAGTCGGTGAATCGTGTGCCCCTCGGGCATGTGGTGCTCCTCGCAGCTGAATGTCGGCGGCCGATCGTCTCCCCTTTATCTAGGCCATACGGCGCATGTCACGCAAAATGCGCGTGATAATCTCCAGGAAGAACCGTGAGTATTAGGGGAGTTTCCATGTCAGTGATTCCGGTCGGCGGCCCCAGGCCCATGGCGGAAGCGCTCAACGAGGCCACGCCGCTGACGCGCCAGCAGCGCCGCCTGCTCGACCTCTTGGCCGATCTTGGGCGAGCCGTCACCGTCGTTGAGCTGTCCGAGACGCTCGACTCCCACCCCAATACGGTGCGCGAGCATCTCGCCGTCCTCGAGGGGCACGGCCTCGTCAACTCCTCGACCGTTCCGGGCAAGGGCCGCGGCCGACCGCGCAAGGTGTACCGGACGAACGCGGGCGCTCGCGGCGCCCCGGCCCGCCATCTCGTCGGACTCGTCACCGCCGCCCTCAAGGCACTGCCCGAGGAGACGGCCCGCGCCGACGCCTATCACTGGGGCGAGACCTGGGGCGATGACATCGCTGCGAGCCGCGTCTTCTCCGCTGAGAACGGACTCGTCGAGGGAGTTGCGTCCCTCATGGCGGACATGGGCTTCGCGCCCGAGCCGACGGAGACGTCGGATACGTGCATCAACCTCACGCAGTGCCCACTGCTCACCTCGTCACGGACAGTCCCCCCGGGCCTGTGCGAGATCCATCAGGGCATGATCGATCGCCTCCTCGAAACGGAGGCGCCGGGCAGGCGCGGGCAGGTCGAGCCCTTCGCGGAACCGCACGCCTGCAGGCTCACACTCCACATGTGACAACAGTCCTGGCCCTGCCTCTCCCCAATTTAGTACGGTTAATACCGTGGGAAATATGGCAGGGCCGATTCCAGCATGGATGCGCTGGCCCGTTCTGATCACCGGAGGCGTCTGTCTCCTCATCGGGCTCAACCTTGCCCTCAGCCTGCTGGGAGTGTGGGCGCCCGTGCCGTCGGGCGGTGATGCCGCCATCCACGGCCAGGTCATGACCTTCGGCTTCGCCGGCACCCTCATCTGCCTCGAAAGAGTTATCGCCCTTCGCGAGAAATGGGCACTCATCGCCCCCGCCGCCCTCGGCCTCGGCGGCATCCTCCTCCTCGTCGAGCCCACCGCCGGACGGGCCCTGCAGGCGCTCGGCATGGCAGTGCTGGTCGCGGTCTATGCGCGGCTCGCCCGTCGCGGACTCACCGTCGCCCTGTCGATCCAGATCCTCGGGGCCCTCGTCGGACTCGGCGCCGTCCTCCTGTGGTGGTCCGGCGCGGCCACGTGGGCGGTGATCCCTTGGATCGCCGGCTTCTTCGTCTTCACGATTGTCGGGGAGCG
This is a stretch of genomic DNA from Flaviflexus salsibiostraticola. It encodes these proteins:
- a CDS encoding Fpg/Nei family DNA glycosylase, which encodes MPEGHTIHRLAGALTELFSGLRPTVTSPQGRFAQGAALLDGRVALPAHARGKHFFMPFYDEPGSVELGEDGPDWLHVHLGLYGSWSFDGDEHFIADETIGAPRRRIGEREIGADGTAGVWNPPLPRDTVRVRLEQDHGVADLTGPNQCRILDGGGVREVLRRLGPDPIRNDPGDREQFVALVRRRRTPVGQLVMDQAIAAGPGNIYRADCLWRVGINPFRPGSRVSEARLGALWDDLVGAMREGKRDGIILTNPPEFAPEDPLDEVDRRFAVYQRSGRPCWRCGTAVAEADMAGRRLFWCPGCQR
- a CDS encoding helix-turn-helix transcriptional regulator, which encodes MSVIPVGGPRPMAEALNEATPLTRQQRRLLDLLADLGRAVTVVELSETLDSHPNTVREHLAVLEGHGLVNSSTVPGKGRGRPRKVYRTNAGARGAPARHLVGLVTAALKALPEETARADAYHWGETWGDDIAASRVFSAENGLVEGVASLMADMGFAPEPTETSDTCINLTQCPLLTSSRTVPPGLCEIHQGMIDRLLETEAPGRRGQVEPFAEPHACRLTLHM
- a CDS encoding metal-sensitive transcriptional regulator; this translates as MTEQMTETAEGQCCGSEHHHGYHDSKAKYLARLRRIEGQARGIHRMVDEEEYCIDILTQIAALTSALENVGLSLLKDHLSHCVMDAAKTGGQVADDKIDEAMAAITRLVKS